The Paenibacillus sp. FSL R7-0204 genome includes a region encoding these proteins:
- a CDS encoding spore germination protein, producing MKSGANRKSKNAGADTAPGPGQPQGGVALGLADTVAQSLLHIQTELGGSPDLLIRRIQIGGERRLEAAAVHLSGLSDPAAVNEFVLGSLLNHTEELFPDGSAGGADSPREDAALPQRILSRAMEIGDAELQEDWKGIMLAILSGDTAILLEGCRAAILCGTRGGEQRAVSEPSSQLVVRGPKDGFVESVATNISLIRRRIKSAKLRLEVMKIGSETHTHVALMYMEGIAGEDLIREARDRLNKIVINEILESGYIEELIQDKTFTPFPTIYNSERPDVAAGNLLEGRVVIIVDGTPFVLILPAVFTQFFQSAEDYSQRFDISILMRLVRYLSFLVLILGPSVYLALTTYHYEMIPTTLLINLLSQRENVPFPAFVELLLMETAFEILREAGVRMPRAIGQTVSVVGALILGTAVVEAGIITPIMVIVVALTGIASFALPAYNLAIAGRIIRFAFLIMASIFGFYGITLGLILLVAHMSSLRSFGVPYLFPFVPLSIKGQKDTLFRMPLWLIGPDMPPAEMRGEMPHYMLLTTGHEEQLPPLIRKNSRAEEDSRDE from the coding sequence ATGAAGTCTGGGGCAAACCGAAAGTCGAAAAATGCGGGAGCAGATACAGCACCGGGACCGGGACAGCCGCAGGGCGGTGTTGCCTTGGGCCTCGCGGATACGGTCGCCCAAAGTCTGCTCCACATTCAGACGGAGCTTGGCGGCAGTCCGGATCTCCTGATCCGCAGAATCCAGATCGGGGGAGAACGCCGCTTGGAAGCGGCCGCTGTTCATCTGAGCGGACTGTCGGACCCTGCGGCTGTGAATGAATTCGTGCTCGGCTCGCTGCTGAATCATACAGAGGAGCTGTTCCCTGACGGCTCGGCTGGAGGTGCTGACAGTCCGCGGGAGGATGCTGCGCTCCCGCAGCGGATCCTTAGCCGTGCTATGGAGATAGGTGACGCGGAGCTCCAGGAGGATTGGAAGGGAATTATGCTCGCTATTCTGTCTGGGGACACTGCAATTCTGCTGGAGGGCTGCCGGGCAGCAATTCTGTGCGGGACCAGGGGCGGGGAGCAGCGGGCGGTCAGTGAGCCTTCCTCCCAGCTCGTGGTCCGGGGGCCGAAGGACGGGTTCGTCGAGTCGGTGGCCACGAACATCTCGCTGATCCGCCGCAGAATTAAATCTGCCAAGCTGCGCCTGGAAGTCATGAAGATCGGCTCCGAGACCCATACCCATGTGGCGCTGATGTATATGGAAGGGATTGCGGGGGAGGATCTGATCCGCGAAGCCAGAGACCGGCTGAACAAGATTGTCATCAATGAGATTCTGGAATCCGGGTACATTGAGGAATTAATTCAGGACAAGACATTCACCCCATTTCCGACGATCTACAACTCAGAACGGCCGGATGTGGCTGCAGGCAATCTGCTCGAAGGCCGGGTGGTTATTATTGTGGACGGCACGCCGTTTGTGCTGATTCTTCCGGCGGTGTTTACGCAGTTTTTTCAATCTGCCGAGGATTATTCCCAGCGGTTCGACATTTCCATATTGATGCGGCTGGTCCGTTACTTGAGCTTCCTCGTTCTGATTCTGGGTCCTTCGGTCTATCTCGCGCTGACCACTTATCATTATGAGATGATTCCGACGACGCTGCTGATCAATTTGCTCTCCCAGCGGGAGAATGTACCCTTCCCGGCCTTTGTGGAGCTGCTCTTGATGGAGACGGCATTTGAGATTCTGCGTGAAGCCGGGGTGCGCATGCCGCGCGCCATCGGGCAGACGGTCTCTGTGGTCGGTGCACTTATCCTGGGCACGGCAGTGGTAGAGGCCGGAATAATTACGCCCATCATGGTCATCGTAGTGGCGTTGACCGGAATTGCCAGCTTTGCCCTTCCGGCGTACAACCTGGCGATTGCCGGGAGAATTATCCGGTTTGCTTTTCTGATCATGGCCAGTATATTCGGCTTCTATGGAATTACTCTGGGCCTGATCCTGCTGGTGGCACATATGAGCAGCCTGAGATCCTTCGGTGTTCCTTATCTCTTCCCCTTCGTGCCGCTCTCCATTAAAGGGCAAAAGGACACGCTGTTCAGAATGCCGCTCTGGCTGATCGGGCCGGATATGCCGCCGGCGGAGATGCGCGGGGAAATGCCGCACTACATGCTGCTAACGACCGGTCATGAGGAGCAGCTCCCCCCGTTAATCCGCAAGAATAGCAGGGCTGAGGAGGACAGCCGTGATGAATAG
- the dapF gene encoding diaminopimelate epimerase, translating to MEFTKMHGLGNDFIIVFGEDELPGNAPELAVMLCNRFFGIGADGLVYILPSQRGDYMMRIMNSDGSEAEQCGNAIRCVSKYVYEHGLVESEQIVIETIGAGEQKVSLKVKDGIVESVTVDMGEPVLSGPQIPVAIDAEPVLDQPIEADGTAFRFTAVSMGNPHAVIYVDDAVSFDLTTWGPKLEVHPLFPRKVNVEFATVVNRSHVDMRVWERGAGPTLACGTGACATLVSSVLNGVTDRSAIISLKGGDLFIEWNEDDNHVYMTGPAQVVYTGSVDI from the coding sequence ATGGAATTTACTAAAATGCACGGTTTGGGCAATGATTTTATTATCGTATTCGGCGAGGATGAGCTGCCGGGCAATGCCCCGGAGCTGGCCGTTATGCTGTGCAACCGGTTCTTCGGCATCGGCGCAGACGGACTGGTGTACATTCTCCCTTCGCAGCGCGGCGACTACATGATGCGTATCATGAACTCCGATGGCTCCGAGGCTGAGCAATGCGGCAATGCGATCCGCTGTGTATCCAAATATGTATATGAGCATGGTCTGGTGGAATCGGAGCAGATTGTCATTGAGACGATTGGCGCCGGAGAACAGAAGGTCTCCCTGAAGGTTAAGGACGGGATCGTGGAGAGTGTAACGGTCGATATGGGCGAGCCGGTCCTGTCCGGACCGCAGATTCCTGTAGCGATCGACGCGGAGCCTGTGCTGGACCAGCCGATTGAAGCGGACGGCACAGCGTTCCGGTTCACCGCAGTTTCTATGGGCAATCCACATGCGGTCATTTATGTGGACGATGCGGTGTCGTTCGATCTCACTACGTGGGGGCCGAAGCTTGAGGTTCATCCGCTCTTCCCGCGTAAAGTAAACGTGGAATTCGCCACCGTCGTTAACCGCAGCCATGTAGACATGCGCGTCTGGGAACGCGGTGCCGGTCCTACCCTGGCCTGCGGCACAGGTGCCTGCGCGACGCTGGTCTCCTCCGTGCTGAACGGAGTGACGGACCGCTCGGCGATTATCAGCCTGAAGGGCGGCGACTTGTTCATCGAATGGAACGAGGACGATAATCATGTGTATATGACCGGCCCTGCCCAGGTGGTATACACCGGCTCGGTGGATATCTGA
- a CDS encoding bifunctional homocysteine S-methyltransferase/methylenetetrahydrofolate reductase, whose protein sequence is MKPDLRSAWENGVLVGDGAMGTFLYQKGFPVGISYEELNLTSPEVIEDVHRSYINAGAVLLESNTYSANYDKLSKFGLEAKVANINRAGVRIARRAAGENGYVVGAIGSIRAGKRANLSSSELKKFFSQQIAALLEEAPDGIMLETFYDVEELHLALKAVRKLSTLPVICQLAVDDSARTLDGLTLPEAFHILQQDGADVIGFNCNTGPNGIKRALGTLQGKLALPVSIYPNAGVADYVDGQYRYGASPEYFGQMAPVFADMGSRIIGGCCGTTPKHIAEISAALKGYVVEPLPEPAAFSAPERIAVQEHLADDEGQGGGEPTLVDLVKERHTVIVELDPPRDLDIAKFMKGAEALRRAGADALTLADNSLAVTRMSNMALGHLVQARTGLRPLVHIACRDRNLIGTQSHLMGFDALGIDHVLAVTGDPARFGDLPGSSSIYDLTSFEIIRMIKQLNDGVAFSGKPLKQNAKFVIGAAFNPNVKHLDKAVERLEKKIASGADYIMTQPVYDPELIARIAKATEHLDIPIFIGIMPLASGRNAEYLHNEVPGIQLSAEVRSRMAGLEGEAGRAEGVLIAKELLDAAIAHFNGIYLITPFMFYDMSVQLLEYIWEKQGRKLSPLFR, encoded by the coding sequence GTGAAGCCGGATTTGCGCTCTGCATGGGAGAATGGCGTGTTGGTCGGAGACGGAGCGATGGGAACTTTTTTGTATCAAAAGGGTTTCCCTGTCGGCATCTCCTACGAAGAATTGAATCTGACCTCACCGGAGGTCATTGAGGATGTGCACCGCAGCTATATTAATGCAGGTGCTGTATTGCTGGAGAGTAATACTTACTCCGCGAACTACGACAAGCTGTCGAAGTTCGGACTGGAGGCCAAGGTGGCGAATATCAACCGTGCGGGGGTCCGCATTGCCCGCCGGGCTGCCGGCGAGAACGGTTATGTGGTCGGAGCCATCGGCTCGATCCGCGCCGGCAAACGGGCGAATCTGTCCTCCTCCGAGCTGAAGAAATTCTTCTCGCAGCAGATTGCTGCACTTCTGGAGGAAGCGCCGGACGGAATCATGCTGGAGACCTTCTATGATGTCGAGGAGCTTCATCTGGCACTGAAGGCGGTGCGCAAGCTTAGCACGCTGCCTGTAATCTGCCAGCTGGCCGTGGACGATTCGGCGCGGACGCTGGACGGGTTAACCTTGCCGGAAGCCTTCCATATTCTGCAGCAGGACGGAGCGGATGTGATCGGCTTCAATTGCAACACAGGACCGAACGGGATCAAGCGTGCGCTGGGTACGCTACAGGGCAAGCTGGCGCTGCCGGTGTCGATCTATCCGAATGCGGGCGTGGCCGATTATGTAGACGGTCAGTACCGCTATGGGGCCTCGCCGGAGTATTTCGGCCAGATGGCACCGGTGTTCGCGGATATGGGCAGCCGGATTATCGGGGGCTGCTGCGGCACAACCCCTAAGCATATCGCTGAAATCTCCGCTGCCCTGAAGGGCTATGTGGTGGAACCGCTGCCTGAGCCCGCTGCCTTCAGTGCGCCTGAGAGAATTGCGGTGCAGGAGCATCTGGCGGATGACGAGGGGCAGGGAGGCGGCGAACCGACGCTTGTGGATCTGGTCAAGGAACGCCACACTGTTATCGTAGAACTCGATCCTCCGCGCGATCTGGACATCGCGAAGTTCATGAAGGGGGCAGAGGCGCTGCGCCGGGCCGGAGCCGATGCGCTGACGCTGGCCGATAATTCGCTTGCTGTAACCCGGATGAGCAATATGGCGCTGGGGCATCTGGTGCAGGCCCGCACAGGCCTGCGGCCGCTGGTGCATATTGCCTGCCGCGACCGCAACTTAATTGGTACCCAGTCGCATCTGATGGGCTTCGACGCGCTGGGGATTGACCATGTGCTGGCCGTGACCGGAGATCCTGCCCGGTTCGGGGATCTACCAGGATCAAGCTCGATCTATGACCTGACTTCCTTTGAAATTATACGTATGATTAAGCAGCTCAATGACGGCGTGGCTTTCTCAGGCAAGCCGCTCAAGCAGAACGCGAAGTTCGTCATCGGCGCAGCGTTCAATCCCAATGTTAAGCATCTGGACAAAGCGGTCGAGCGTCTGGAGAAGAAGATTGCGTCGGGTGCGGATTATATTATGACCCAGCCCGTGTATGACCCTGAATTGATTGCCCGGATTGCCAAGGCTACCGAGCACCTGGATATTCCGATCTTCATCGGCATTATGCCGCTGGCCAGCGGACGCAATGCCGAATATCTGCATAATGAGGTTCCCGGCATTCAGCTCTCCGCCGAGGTCCGCAGCCGGATGGCCGGACTCGAAGGCGAAGCGGGCCGGGCCGAAGGGGTTCTGATCGCCAAGGAGCTGCTGGATGCGGCCATTGCACATTTTAACGGAATCTATCTGATTACGCCGTTTATGTTCTATGATATGAGCGTACAGCTGCTGGAGTATATTTGGGAGAAGCAAGGACGTAAGTTATCCCCCTTGTTTCGCTAG
- a CDS encoding YicC/YloC family endoribonuclease, with the protein MSYSMTGYGQSALQSGGHKITFEVKSVNNRYCEVVLRLPREWTGYEDRLRRMVQAHIRRGRVDVIINRELTDGAADTHVLDRRRVSSYLDAAEVLVREYGFKGELSLRDILAMPGVMEPKEETAAADSSGELADLLEQGLQLSLEALLEMRGREGSYLAADLMRRLDRLEELHAGISRYAPLVVEEQREKLRQRLNLLNDGSFPWDEHKFGMEMAIFADRCNIDEELTRLHSHFGQCRALLLGSEPAGRKLDFLIQEMNRETNTIGSKCSHLAVVNLTLDMKAELEKIREQAANLE; encoded by the coding sequence TTGTCATATAGTATGACCGGATACGGTCAGTCAGCCCTGCAATCCGGCGGACACAAGATAACGTTCGAGGTCAAATCGGTGAATAACCGGTACTGCGAAGTTGTACTGCGGTTGCCCAGGGAATGGACGGGGTATGAGGATAGGCTGCGCAGAATGGTTCAGGCTCATATCAGACGGGGACGGGTAGATGTTATTATTAATAGAGAACTCACCGATGGGGCTGCTGACACGCATGTGCTGGACCGCCGCAGGGTGAGCTCCTATCTTGATGCAGCGGAGGTACTGGTCCGGGAGTATGGCTTCAAGGGAGAGTTGTCCCTGCGGGATATCCTTGCTATGCCCGGTGTGATGGAACCGAAGGAAGAGACGGCTGCTGCTGACTCCTCCGGAGAACTTGCAGATCTTCTGGAGCAGGGTCTCCAGCTTAGTCTGGAGGCTCTGCTGGAGATGCGCGGACGGGAAGGCTCCTATTTAGCGGCTGATCTGATGCGCAGACTTGACCGACTGGAAGAGCTGCATGCCGGAATCAGCAGGTATGCGCCTCTGGTTGTGGAGGAGCAGCGCGAGAAGCTGCGGCAACGGCTTAACCTGCTGAATGACGGGAGCTTCCCCTGGGATGAGCATAAATTCGGCATGGAGATGGCTATTTTCGCCGACCGCTGCAATATAGATGAGGAGCTGACCCGGCTTCACAGCCATTTCGGCCAGTGCCGGGCCTTGCTGCTGGGCAGCGAGCCTGCCGGACGCAAGCTTGATTTTCTCATCCAGGAGATGAACAGGGAGACCAACACAATAGGGTCGAAGTGCAGTCATCTGGCGGTTGTGAATCTGACGCTTGATATGAAGGCGGAACTCGAGAAGATTCGGGAGCAGGCGGCGAACCTGGAATGA
- a CDS encoding GerAB/ArcD/ProY family transporter — MGKVKIGLGEFFSLTVLFELGTALVVNLGMEAGRDAWLSILIGCAAGLIMFTGYAYLYRKHPDQPFTAYTRQILGKYIGAPVGLLYIILYINLAARDLRDGSTMLAMSTMHHTPLFILSALMLLSGAYVLHKGVEVLSRTSMVFAFVVLGIGLFGTVMLILSGTINLHRLLPVLENGFQPVLSSVIHQNYMFPFGEMVCFTMLMPYLSSVKKGPWIIAAAMVFSALLLSFTMALNVSVLGADIVGRSPLPLMPTISKISVSDIIQRVDIFVVMVLIIGVFFKMAVFFAAALIGISDLFKLPYRRMLYPCGLIILFTSMLDARSFIEHLDEGGTLLYRVYPYLMIVIPVLLVIVTAVRDHFSAPRPG, encoded by the coding sequence ATGGGTAAGGTCAAAATCGGACTGGGCGAATTCTTCAGCCTGACGGTGCTGTTCGAGCTGGGCACGGCGCTGGTGGTTAATCTGGGAATGGAGGCAGGCCGGGATGCCTGGCTCTCGATCCTGATCGGCTGCGCGGCGGGGCTGATTATGTTCACGGGATACGCCTATCTGTACCGTAAGCACCCGGACCAGCCTTTTACAGCCTATACACGGCAAATTCTCGGAAAATATATCGGGGCACCGGTAGGCCTGCTCTATATTATTCTCTACATAAACCTGGCCGCCCGGGATTTGCGCGATGGCAGCACCATGCTCGCAATGTCGACCATGCATCATACTCCGCTGTTTATCTTAAGCGCCCTGATGCTGCTCTCGGGAGCTTATGTGCTGCATAAGGGGGTGGAGGTGCTGAGCAGAACGTCCATGGTATTTGCGTTTGTCGTTCTGGGGATCGGCCTGTTCGGGACAGTGATGCTGATACTCTCCGGTACGATCAATCTGCACAGACTGTTGCCTGTACTGGAGAATGGCTTTCAGCCCGTGCTTAGCTCGGTGATTCATCAGAATTATATGTTTCCGTTCGGGGAGATGGTGTGCTTCACTATGCTGATGCCGTATTTATCCAGTGTCAAAAAAGGACCGTGGATCATCGCCGCCGCCATGGTGTTCTCCGCGCTGCTGCTCAGCTTCACGATGGCGCTGAATGTTTCGGTTCTGGGGGCTGACATTGTTGGGCGTTCACCGCTCCCGCTGATGCCGACAATCAGCAAGATCTCCGTTTCGGATATCATCCAGCGGGTGGATATTTTCGTGGTTATGGTGCTGATCATCGGGGTATTTTTCAAAATGGCCGTTTTCTTTGCTGCCGCGCTTATCGGAATCTCGGACCTGTTCAAGCTGCCGTACCGGAGAATGCTCTATCCCTGCGGACTGATCATCCTCTTCACCTCCATGCTGGATGCACGCAGCTTCATTGAACATCTCGATGAAGGCGGGACCCTGCTGTACAGGGTATATCCTTATTTAATGATAGTCATTCCAGTGCTGCTGGTCATTGTAACCGCGGTCCGGGATCATTTTTCTGCCCCCCGGCCAGGCTGA
- a CDS encoding Ger(x)C family spore germination protein → MNRIFCLVLLFVLPMLLLTGCWDSVELNRRAIVSGVAIDKGDSEAERYKLSFQVIVAEEISGEKSRGISPVALYTGAGRTMFEALADASRQTARFLSLGHVRVLVISEAFAREGIKGLLDVLERESDTRLNSLIFISKGQPAREIMSTMTVFSKIPANDLVEKLETTSKQFGYNFRMAVDDVIRGIQIRGGGPVINGVYTRGEWTPASGSNDSLKNIEPGSILRVSSLAAFKDDKLKGWLTGDAALGTVLLHNRIKEFPVLLKQQKGGYLSFNIYQSQVSLAVNTSDPEHPVFTVKITQQAALKEAPNPLDLTSPKVLEELSERLIKESVKHIQAAISTAKELGSDYLGFGRALQRKDPRGWKKVRDQWEDVFADCEIRFDADVVIRHTDMRSNSFQIQ, encoded by the coding sequence ATGAATAGAATTTTCTGCCTGGTGCTGCTGTTCGTCCTTCCAATGCTGCTGCTTACCGGATGTTGGGACAGTGTTGAACTAAACCGGCGGGCGATTGTGTCGGGGGTAGCGATCGACAAAGGCGACTCTGAGGCTGAGCGGTACAAGTTGTCCTTTCAGGTGATAGTAGCGGAGGAAATCTCCGGAGAGAAGAGCAGAGGCATATCACCAGTTGCTCTCTACACAGGAGCAGGCCGCACGATGTTCGAGGCGCTGGCAGACGCTTCCCGCCAGACAGCACGTTTCCTCTCCCTGGGCCATGTGCGGGTGCTCGTGATCTCGGAGGCGTTCGCCCGCGAAGGCATCAAGGGTCTTTTGGATGTGCTGGAGCGGGAGAGCGATACCCGGCTGAACAGCCTGATCTTCATCTCCAAGGGACAGCCTGCGCGTGAAATCATGTCCACAATGACTGTATTCAGCAAAATCCCGGCCAATGATCTGGTGGAGAAGCTGGAGACGACCTCCAAGCAGTTCGGCTATAACTTCCGTATGGCCGTGGACGATGTGATCCGGGGGATTCAGATCAGAGGAGGCGGTCCGGTGATCAACGGGGTATACACCAGAGGAGAGTGGACTCCGGCATCGGGCAGCAATGACAGCCTGAAGAATATCGAACCCGGGTCGATCCTGAGAGTCTCCTCCCTTGCGGCGTTCAAGGATGACAAGCTGAAGGGCTGGCTTACGGGTGACGCTGCACTAGGCACTGTTCTTTTGCATAATCGGATCAAAGAGTTCCCGGTTCTGCTCAAGCAGCAGAAGGGCGGTTATCTCTCCTTCAACATCTATCAGTCCCAGGTGTCGCTTGCGGTCAATACGTCTGACCCGGAGCATCCTGTCTTTACGGTCAAGATCACGCAGCAGGCTGCGCTCAAGGAAGCTCCGAATCCGCTCGATCTTACCTCCCCTAAAGTGCTGGAAGAGCTGTCAGAACGGCTTATAAAAGAAAGCGTTAAGCATATCCAAGCAGCTATAAGTACCGCCAAAGAATTGGGCAGCGATTATCTCGGCTTTGGACGGGCATTGCAGCGGAAGGACCCGCGCGGCTGGAAGAAAGTCAGGGACCAATGGGAGGACGTATTCGCAGACTGTGAGATCCGGTTCGATGCGGATGTGGTCATCCGGCATACGGATATGCGCAGCAACTCTTTTCAGATTCAATAA
- the remA gene encoding extracellular matrix/biofilm regulator RemA: protein MAIKLINIGFGNIVSANRIISIVSPESAPIKRIIQEARDRHMLIDATYGRRTRAVIITDSDHVILSAVQPETVAHRLSSKDDDNDE from the coding sequence ATGGCAATCAAATTAATCAACATCGGCTTTGGGAATATCGTGTCAGCGAACCGCATTATTTCCATTGTCAGCCCGGAATCGGCACCGATTAAGAGAATTATCCAGGAGGCCAGAGACAGGCATATGCTGATCGATGCCACCTACGGAAGGCGGACGCGGGCTGTCATTATTACTGACAGTGACCATGTGATTCTCTCGGCTGTACAGCCTGAGACGGTAGCTCACCGCCTATCCAGCAAAGACGACGATAACGACGAATAA
- the gmk gene encoding guanylate kinase, with amino-acid sequence MSKGLLIILSGPSGVGKGTVCTALRPKMPELVYSVSATTRLPRAGEENGVNYFFKSREQFDDMIEGDMLLEYAEYVGNYYGTPRDFVEKTLESGRDIILEIEVQGALKVKEKFPEGIFVFLLPPSMDELKDRIRGRGTEHPDVISHRMSVAEDEIGLIRHYDYAVVNDEIDLACKRIESIIIAEHCKVR; translated from the coding sequence ATGTCAAAAGGATTGCTGATTATACTATCCGGCCCTTCCGGTGTCGGCAAAGGTACGGTATGCACAGCGCTGCGGCCGAAGATGCCTGAACTCGTCTATTCTGTTTCTGCCACCACACGCTTACCGCGTGCGGGTGAAGAGAACGGAGTCAATTATTTTTTCAAATCCAGAGAGCAGTTCGACGATATGATTGAAGGCGACATGCTGCTGGAATATGCGGAGTACGTAGGCAATTATTACGGTACTCCGCGTGACTTTGTAGAGAAAACCCTGGAGAGCGGAAGAGATATTATTCTGGAGATCGAGGTTCAGGGAGCGCTCAAGGTCAAGGAGAAATTCCCCGAAGGCATCTTTGTGTTCCTTCTTCCCCCGTCCATGGACGAGCTGAAGGACCGCATCCGCGGCCGGGGCACAGAGCATCCTGATGTGATTAGTCACCGGATGTCTGTGGCCGAGGATGAGATTGGTCTGATCCGGCATTATGATTATGCTGTGGTGAACGATGAGATTGATTTGGCTTGCAAGCGAATAGAAAGCATTATTATCGCCGAACATTGTAAGGTTAGATGA
- the rpoZ gene encoding DNA-directed RNA polymerase subunit omega, whose product MLYPSIDELVTKVDSKYSLVVASARRARALREGGKTDIVAPKSHKYVGVALEEIYEDRIIVTRGEE is encoded by the coding sequence ATGCTATATCCATCCATTGACGAACTGGTGACTAAGGTCGACAGTAAGTATTCCCTGGTTGTGGCTTCAGCCCGCCGGGCCAGAGCACTCCGTGAAGGCGGCAAGACCGATATCGTTGCGCCTAAATCGCATAAGTATGTCGGTGTTGCCCTTGAAGAAATCTATGAAGACCGCATTATAGTAACGCGCGGCGAGGAATAG